A portion of the Achromobacter sp. MFA1 R4 genome contains these proteins:
- a CDS encoding phosphoribosyl-ATP diphosphatase, whose translation MTDQTLSAAEVLARIADTLESRRPQNGGDPQASYTAKLLAKGPDAFLKKIGEEATELVMAAKDGVPERIVSETADLWFHCLVALTHFNLRPEDVLAELARREGLSGLAEKASRPQD comes from the coding sequence ATGACCGATCAAACCCTGAGCGCGGCCGAGGTGCTGGCCCGCATTGCAGACACCCTGGAATCCCGCCGCCCCCAGAACGGCGGCGACCCCCAGGCCTCCTACACGGCCAAGCTGCTGGCCAAGGGCCCCGATGCCTTCCTGAAGAAAATCGGCGAAGAAGCCACGGAACTGGTGATGGCCGCCAAGGACGGCGTGCCCGAACGCATCGTCAGCGAAACCGCCGATCTGTGGTTCCATTGCCTGGTGGCGCTGACGCATTTCAACCTGCGACCCGAAGACGTGCTGGCCGAACTGGCACGCCGCGAAGGCCTGTCGGGCCTGGCCGAAAAGGCCAGCCGCCCGCAAGACTGA
- a CDS encoding histidine triad nucleotide-binding protein yields MSDNCLFCKIAAGDIPSKKVYEDEDFVAFHDINPAAPVHLLLIPRRHVTSMQDITGEDADWLGRMMSLAPRLAAENGCRPGPDGGFRIMINSGVEGGQEVPHLHFHIIGGSRPWKGRVAPTA; encoded by the coding sequence ATGAGCGACAACTGCCTGTTTTGCAAGATCGCCGCTGGCGACATCCCGTCCAAGAAGGTCTATGAAGACGAGGACTTTGTTGCATTTCACGATATCAATCCCGCCGCGCCGGTACATTTACTGCTGATCCCTCGACGTCATGTCACATCCATGCAGGATATTACGGGCGAGGACGCAGATTGGTTGGGTAGAATGATGTCGTTGGCGCCGCGGCTTGCCGCCGAGAACGGTTGCCGTCCGGGCCCTGATGGCGGATTTCGCATCATGATCAATTCTGGCGTCGAAGGCGGCCAGGAAGTCCCGCATCTGCATTTCCACATCATCGGCGGCTCGCGTCCCTGGAAAGGGCGCGTGGCTCCCACTGCGTAA
- the tatA gene encoding Sec-independent protein translocase subunit TatA, which produces MGSFSIWHWLVVLVIVALIFGTKKLRNIGGDLGGAVKGFKEGMKDANSDKPSEPIAQQRVSGDTIDVQAKEKSNS; this is translated from the coding sequence ATGGGTAGTTTCAGCATTTGGCACTGGTTGGTCGTTCTGGTCATCGTTGCGCTGATTTTCGGCACCAAGAAGCTGCGCAACATCGGCGGCGACCTGGGCGGCGCGGTCAAGGGCTTCAAGGAAGGCATGAAGGACGCCAACAGCGACAAGCCCTCCGAACCCATCGCGCAACAGCGCGTGAGCGGCGACACCATCGACGTGCAGGCCAAGGAAAAATCCAACTCCTGA
- the tatB gene encoding Sec-independent protein translocase protein TatB — protein sequence MFDVSLTELMVVGVVALIVIGPERLPKVARTVGHLLGRAQRYVNDVKSDIQREIEIDELRKFKSEMEDAAQGVQQSLNETQASLQEPVQQFRAELDEVAREASGKAAPAAATATPADATRTIAPPGQNQNLDLDLPATEPAPVPAAAAQQPAPAPLAPKADDAAPAAKPVSPSGTPS from the coding sequence ATGTTTGATGTCAGCCTCACTGAACTGATGGTGGTCGGCGTCGTCGCCCTGATCGTCATCGGCCCCGAACGCCTGCCCAAGGTGGCCCGCACTGTCGGCCATCTGCTGGGGCGCGCGCAGCGTTACGTCAATGACGTCAAATCCGATATCCAGCGCGAAATCGAGATCGACGAACTTCGCAAGTTCAAGTCCGAGATGGAAGACGCCGCCCAAGGCGTGCAGCAATCGCTGAACGAAACGCAGGCCTCGCTGCAGGAACCCGTGCAGCAGTTCCGCGCGGAACTCGACGAAGTCGCCCGTGAAGCCAGCGGCAAGGCCGCGCCGGCCGCCGCGACCGCCACGCCCGCCGACGCCACGCGCACCATCGCCCCGCCGGGCCAGAACCAGAATCTGGATCTGGACCTGCCCGCCACGGAACCCGCGCCCGTTCCGGCAGCCGCCGCCCAACAACCCGCCCCGGCGCCCCTGGCGCCCAAGGCTGACGACGCCGCGCCCGCCGCCAAGCCCGTCTCGCCCTCCGGAACCCCGTCGTGA
- the tatC gene encoding twin-arginine translocase subunit TatC has protein sequence MTQDASQEEGQQETFISHLVELRTRLLRAVGAVVAVFIVLFIYPGASAIYDVLAAPMLASLPEGTRMIATGVITPFMVPVKVTMMAAFILALPVVLYQAWAFVAPGLYRHEKRLALPLIVSSTFLFIAGMAFCYFVVFRTVFHFIATFAPQSITPAPDIEAYLSFVMTMFLAFGITFEVPVAVVLLVKMGVVELSKLKSARGYVVVGAFVIAAVVTPPDVVSQFMLAVPLCLLYEVGLICARMVTPKAGAPEEDAASGSLTERH, from the coding sequence GTGACCCAGGACGCATCCCAAGAAGAAGGCCAGCAGGAGACGTTCATCTCCCATCTGGTCGAGCTGCGCACCCGCCTGCTGCGCGCCGTCGGCGCGGTGGTGGCCGTGTTCATCGTGCTCTTCATCTATCCCGGCGCCTCCGCCATCTATGACGTGCTGGCCGCGCCCATGCTGGCCTCGCTGCCGGAAGGCACGCGCATGATCGCCACGGGCGTCATCACGCCGTTCATGGTGCCGGTCAAAGTCACGATGATGGCCGCGTTCATCCTGGCGCTGCCCGTGGTGCTGTACCAGGCCTGGGCCTTCGTGGCGCCCGGTCTGTACCGGCATGAAAAGCGCCTCGCGCTGCCGCTCATCGTTTCCAGCACCTTCCTCTTCATCGCGGGCATGGCGTTCTGCTATTTCGTGGTGTTCCGCACGGTGTTCCACTTCATCGCGACGTTCGCGCCGCAGTCCATCACCCCGGCGCCGGACATCGAGGCCTACCTGAGCTTCGTCATGACGATGTTCCTGGCCTTCGGCATCACGTTTGAAGTCCCCGTGGCCGTGGTGCTGCTGGTGAAGATGGGCGTGGTCGAACTCTCCAAGCTCAAGTCCGCGCGCGGCTACGTGGTGGTGGGCGCCTTCGTCATCGCCGCCGTGGTCACGCCGCCGGACGTGGTCAGCCAGTTCATGCTGGCGGTGCCGCTGTGCCTGCTGTATGAGGTCGGGCTGATCTGCGCCCGCATGGTCACCCCGAAAGCGGGCGCGCCCGAAGAAGACGCCGCCTCCGGCTCCCTGACCGAACGTCACTGA
- a CDS encoding helix-turn-helix domain-containing protein — protein sequence MSLSQRLRTLMRWRGIHSQNQLARLSGVPQSCIHRILTREDRYSPSRHTVVRLAQALDTSVPWLTDGVVPAAAPGSASTPRLQDAATARLDGYCAEICARLGPQPDSTKKLILALVREISDKQDGRAAPPPLRKRL from the coding sequence ATGTCGCTCTCCCAAAGACTGCGCACCCTCATGCGGTGGCGCGGCATCCATAGCCAGAACCAGCTCGCCCGCCTATCCGGCGTGCCGCAGTCCTGCATCCATCGCATCCTCACCCGAGAAGACCGCTATTCGCCGTCCCGTCACACGGTCGTACGACTGGCGCAGGCCCTGGACACCAGCGTGCCCTGGCTGACGGACGGCGTCGTGCCCGCCGCCGCGCCCGGGTCCGCTTCCACGCCCCGGCTGCAGGACGCCGCCACCGCCCGCCTCGACGGCTATTGCGCCGAAATCTGCGCGCGGCTGGGCCCGCAGCCCGACAGCACCAAAAAGCTGATCCTGGCCCTGGTGCGCGAAATCTCCGACAAGCAGGACGGCCGCGCCGCGCCCCCGCCGCTGCGCAAGCGTCTCTAG
- a CDS encoding trypsin-like peptidase domain-containing protein, which translates to MRRYWLIFAQAVTVCLAILFVVTTLRPDLLRVNGPGAVQQAAAAGGRPPAGEVGAVSYADGVAKAAPSVVNVFTTKHVNVPLIPLPDDPVLRQLFGQVPGVSRREASTSLGSGVIVNQDGYVLTNYHVVQAADAIEVALRDGRRDTAKVVGADPDTDLAVLKLEKLRSLPAATLAPDKGLRVGDVVLAIGNPFGVGQTTTQGIVSALGRNGLGLNTYENFIQTDAAINPGNSGGALVDAYGNLVGINTAIYSESGGSMGIGFATPIEIARKVMDDIVKTGSVKRGWLGVEPQDVTPELARAFELSRDTTGVIIAGVMRDGPAARAGLRVGDIVQSVNGKRVTDTTALLSEIAQLPPGQRATLGVLRAGKPAELAVVVGTRPGKPR; encoded by the coding sequence ATGCGCCGATATTGGCTGATCTTTGCTCAGGCCGTCACGGTCTGCCTGGCTATTCTATTCGTGGTGACGACGTTGCGGCCCGACCTGCTGCGGGTGAACGGACCGGGCGCGGTCCAGCAGGCCGCGGCGGCGGGCGGGCGGCCGCCCGCGGGCGAGGTGGGCGCGGTGTCCTACGCCGACGGCGTGGCGAAGGCGGCGCCCTCGGTCGTCAATGTCTTTACCACCAAGCATGTGAACGTGCCGCTGATTCCGCTGCCCGACGATCCGGTGCTGCGCCAGCTTTTCGGGCAGGTGCCGGGGGTAAGCCGCCGCGAGGCCTCGACCAGCCTGGGTTCCGGCGTGATCGTGAACCAGGACGGCTACGTGCTGACCAACTACCACGTGGTGCAGGCCGCGGACGCCATCGAGGTGGCGCTGCGCGACGGGCGGCGCGACACCGCCAAGGTGGTGGGCGCGGACCCGGACACCGACCTGGCGGTTCTCAAGCTGGAAAAGCTGCGGTCCCTGCCGGCGGCGACGCTGGCGCCGGACAAGGGGTTGCGCGTGGGCGACGTGGTGTTGGCGATCGGCAATCCGTTCGGCGTCGGACAGACCACCACGCAGGGCATCGTCTCGGCGCTGGGCCGCAATGGCCTGGGCCTGAACACGTACGAGAACTTCATCCAGACCGACGCGGCGATCAATCCCGGCAACTCGGGCGGCGCGCTGGTCGATGCCTACGGCAACCTGGTGGGGATCAACACGGCGATCTATTCGGAGTCGGGCGGATCGATGGGCATCGGCTTTGCAACGCCCATTGAGATCGCTCGCAAGGTCATGGATGACATCGTCAAGACCGGCTCGGTCAAGCGCGGGTGGCTCGGCGTCGAGCCGCAGGACGTGACGCCGGAACTGGCGCGGGCCTTTGAGCTGTCGCGCGACACCACGGGCGTGATCATTGCCGGCGTCATGCGCGACGGTCCGGCCGCGCGCGCCGGCTTGCGGGTGGGCGATATCGTCCAGTCGGTCAATGGCAAGCGGGTAACGGACACCACGGCGCTGTTGTCGGAAATTGCGCAATTGCCGCCGGGGCAGCGCGCCACGCTGGGCGTGCTGCGGGCCGGCAAGCCGGCGGAGCTGGCGGTCGTGGTGGGCACGCGGCCGGGCAAGCCGCGCTAG
- a CDS encoding Nif3-like dinuclear metal center hexameric protein, which translates to MNKVDSRVLASWLDDTLQAARFKDYCSNGMQVEGRSEVGHIITGVTASEALLRAAVERGADAVLVHHGWMWRNEDRRVIGTRRTRMALTLKNDLNLYAYHLPLDAHPTLGNNAQLARVLGLAPARRDDGAPLTCGQDGLIWLGHATGVQTLGQLGERVAQSLGRQPLVVGDPDLPLGQVAWCTGGAQGMMGDAVDAGASAYITGEVSESTVHLARETGVGFIAAGHHATERYGVQALGQAVAEQFGIKVEFVDIDNPA; encoded by the coding sequence ATGAATAAAGTGGACTCCCGCGTCCTGGCCAGCTGGCTGGACGACACCCTGCAGGCGGCCCGTTTCAAGGACTACTGTTCCAACGGGATGCAGGTGGAAGGCCGATCCGAGGTCGGACACATTATCACCGGTGTCACGGCCAGCGAAGCATTGCTGCGCGCCGCCGTCGAGCGCGGCGCGGATGCGGTGCTGGTGCACCATGGCTGGATGTGGCGCAACGAAGACCGCCGCGTCATCGGAACGCGCCGCACGCGCATGGCCCTGACCCTGAAGAACGACCTGAACCTGTACGCCTACCATCTGCCCCTGGATGCGCATCCCACCCTGGGCAACAATGCCCAGCTCGCGCGCGTGCTGGGCCTGGCGCCCGCGCGGCGCGACGACGGCGCGCCGCTGACCTGCGGGCAGGATGGACTGATCTGGCTGGGCCACGCAACCGGCGTGCAGACGCTGGGCCAGCTTGGCGAGCGCGTCGCGCAGTCCCTGGGCCGCCAGCCGCTCGTCGTGGGAGACCCGGACCTGCCGCTGGGGCAGGTCGCCTGGTGCACCGGCGGTGCGCAGGGCATGATGGGAGACGCCGTCGACGCGGGCGCCAGCGCCTACATCACCGGCGAAGTCTCGGAATCCACCGTGCATCTGGCGCGCGAGACGGGCGTGGGCTTCATCGCGGCCGGCCACCACGCCACCGAGCGCTACGGCGTGCAAGCCTTGGGGCAGGCGGTGGCCGAACAGTTCGGCATCAAGGTCGAATTCGTGGATATCGACAATCCGGCCTGA
- the mscL gene encoding large conductance mechanosensitive channel protein MscL, translating to MSKATGFVKEFRDFAVKGNAVDLAVGVIIGAAFGRIVDSLVRDIIMPLVNFLLGGSVDFSNKFLVLSMPEGYAGPMTYADLTKAGANVFAWGNFVTIIINFVLLAFVIFWMVKAIYKARNKAEEAPAPAKTPEDVALLREIRDLLKRPQP from the coding sequence ATGAGCAAAGCGACTGGTTTCGTCAAAGAATTTCGAGATTTCGCCGTCAAGGGCAACGCGGTTGATCTGGCCGTCGGCGTCATCATTGGCGCCGCTTTCGGCAGGATAGTCGACTCGCTGGTCCGCGACATCATCATGCCTCTCGTCAATTTCCTGCTTGGCGGATCGGTCGACTTTTCAAACAAGTTCCTCGTGCTGTCGATGCCCGAGGGCTATGCCGGACCGATGACCTACGCGGATCTGACCAAGGCCGGCGCCAATGTGTTCGCCTGGGGCAACTTCGTCACCATCATCATCAATTTCGTGCTGCTGGCCTTTGTGATCTTCTGGATGGTCAAGGCCATCTACAAGGCCCGCAACAAGGCGGAGGAAGCGCCGGCGCCGGCCAAGACGCCGGAAGACGTGGCCCTGCTGCGTGAGATCCGCGACCTGCTCAAGCGGCCGCAGCCGTAA